The region ACCACCCTTTCTTTGTGTGGGAAAAACTGGCGATTGGACCAGGATTTGGATGGGAAATATATGCATGACATGACTTACAATGCGCATCAAAAAACTGTCCAGGCGTGTACCGGTACACTCTGATATTCGGATTCAACCCTACGacttcccctcccctgaTTCACAGCATGTCAGTATCACATCATATTCTAGGCCATGTCTCACAGAGGCTCACCATAAATGAGCCAGATCCGGATTGTCCAGAACGGCTTCCTTCAGCCCGGTTTCGCTCCATAATCTTCCTGCAAAGAGTGGGTCCTGGACCTGGAACCTGTCATTTACCCTGACGGCCATCCCCCGCTTGGGTTTGCCTGGGGTTGTAGTCAGGGGAAGGGTCCGCAGGAACGAGACATAGTCACGGCACAGGTTCTTGGGGAAGAATGACCGGAGGACGACGACTTTGTCCTGGATCGGGGAATCAAAGTCGAGGCTGACTACCGGTAGAGGCGGTCTAAACACCGGCCAGTCAGGGGGCGtctgtttggtggtggtggtggcggcggcgggggaggaagagggggtttgCTTCTTGGGCTGCTTGGCTTTTGCCATGATAGACAGTAGTGGACGGTGGCAGACGGATTGGCTTCCTCTAGTGCCGTGCCGATGAAGGTGACACGTCAAGTCAAGAGACAATGGCTGACAGTTGGGTGATAGTAATTGGCTGGTAGAGTGTCTTCGGTGTCGTTATGGCGATTGCTTGTCCGAGATGGCTGCTGTCTGCATTAGCATGTCGTCTGATATCTGAGCAGCGGCACGCATGTAGCAACCCGGCACGCTTCCCAGTTTTCCAAGGATGTCCCGTTCCGGACCATTGGTCTACCCAAGCATGTCTCACTTCTCAGCCTCTGAGACTGCAGGTGGCTCTAGTTGGTGACACTGTTCGTTGACTGACAGGAGGAACGGCAGGGGAACATCCTATTGGGGGATGGGATATGCCTGGCAGCTTGTGGCGTGTCAATTGTCTCatagagagagagggggggaagtgAGAGATGTGTACCT is a window of Podospora pseudopauciseta strain CBS 411.78 chromosome 1, whole genome shotgun sequence DNA encoding:
- a CDS encoding hypothetical protein (COG:E; EggNog:ENOG503NYDX) yields the protein MAKAKQPKKQTPSSSPAAATTTTKQTPPDWPVFRPPLPVVSLDFDSPIQDKVVVLRSFFPKNLCRDYVSFLRTLPLTTTPGKPKRGMAVRVNDRFQVQDPLFAGRLWSETGLKEAVLDNPDLAHLWGGEVVGLNPNIRVYRYTPGQFFDAHYDDSNNLTLSTPENPSLPVKTTWTLLLYLTSSTDGCVGGETVFYPNDRQTKKEAIPINPETGMLLLHKHGDDCMLHEGKEVTAGEKWILRSDLCVRR